A region of the Flavipsychrobacter sp. genome:
CGAGGGCTTTATAGGCTACTTTATTTTCTTCTTTAAAGATTAAGAGTGCGGCATTAGCTCCTGCTTTTGTTGCTATAGGCACTCCTCCTCCAAGCTCTGCCCAGTGCCCACCTAGCAATAAATGCTTTATAGGTGTTTTATAATGCGCTACTTTACTTTGCATATTTTTCTTACCTGGCCTTGCCCCCATCATCGTACCACCTCTATTACTTGTATATCTATAGTGTGTAACAGGTGTTGCTACATCATAAAACAAGATGTGCTCCTTCAAGTTAGATGCAACTTCTTTGGAAACTCTATTTATTATTGCTTCTGCTATTTTAAACTTATTGGCCTTGTAGGCTTCTCCCCTTATGTAATTGCCTTTTTCGTCTTTCTCCGTCTCCCATTCATTATACTGACTCATTAAAGCAGGCATAAATAAGGTAAGTGTTCCCTGACCTTCGGGAGCAAGAGTTTTATCTCTATGAGAAGGCGCCAATATGATAATTTCGCTTTTTTCAGGATCTCCTGCCCCATCATCGTCTCTCGTAGTAGCTTCACTACTTATATGCACCATTTCTTCACCAAACCCTAGAGCACTTGGGGGGCAATCTAACGCTATAGATACTGTTACTGATGAAGCATATAGCTCTGCATCTTTCAGTCTATCTTTTAACTTCTGCGGGATCGCATCAGCAGGTAACATCTTTTCATAAAGCGTTTCAACATCGCAAGCTGCCACTACATATTTGCTGGATACGGTGTACTCCTTGCCCCTACATTCAAACCGTACACCTTTAGCTTGTTTATCTTCTAACAAGACTTCTTTTACATCACATTTGAAGAATAGATCATTACCGAAATAAGTTATTACATGTTGTAACCACTCTGGTATAGCTTGCCCGCCTCCCTCAGGAGGACTTTGAAAGTCTTTATAATATGCCCAACCAATAGGCACTAAACAACCTAATAGTTCTGCCTCGGATGAAAATATTTTTTGCAACCCTTCATCTTTGAAAAACTTGTCCAGTCCTTTTTGCATCCCTTTGTCACCCTTATATGTGATGTAGGGAATGAAGGGCAAAGCAAACTGTAATAATCGGAATTTATTGGCCAACCGTTTTAGAGGTGACATTGTTTCTTCTGACCTGAATATATTTCCGAAGTTCTTGAACGACTTTCCTATCTTCTTTGCAGCTTTAAAAAACTTAATAATCCCGGCCTTACTATTAGGATATTCTTCTATTAGCTGATCTCTCCATTGGTCTGGATCATCGGTTAAAATATAGTCATGTTTATCCCCTTTGTAAAGCTTTATTCTTTTTTGAACTACCGCCTTCGGATAGTCATTACCAATAGCTGCAAACACTTTTGTAACCAAGCCATCAGGGCCGTATTGATTCAACCAATGTATTGCAGTATCGAAACGAAAATCTTTTCTTCTAAAACCTGCGAGGTACCCCCCTGCATGAGGTTCTTTTTCAAGCACACAAACTGACAATCCCGCCTTACTCAGTAGTGCTGCAGTTGTTAGGCCTCCAACTCCGGCACCTATTACTACTACATCGTAACTTGGTTTCAATTCAATTTTCTGCATAAGGGGAAAGAAAGATACTAATTATCTACAAACGTTGAGTATAAACGTTTGGCCACGATCTTATCTATTGGCAAACTAAATGTATCTTCTGTTATGTCTGCTATTTTCAACCAGTAACTATATTCATTTTCATTATTGTTGACGATATAGCTAACCTGTTCTTTTGCTTTTACCCAATAATAAATACTGATCACTTGAGAACTATCAAAAGCTGAAGGCTGAAAGAAATCGGTAGTATAAAAATGCTCTAAAACATCTATCTCTATGTTCAGCTCTTCTTTCCATTCTCGCTTCAAACCGTCAATAGCACCTTCTCCCAGTTCCATACCACCTCCGGGGAACTTCAGGTATTTATTTCCTCTTATTGTTTCTTCACTCACCAATACTCTTCCGTCTTGTACCCATATACCGTACACTCTTATATTGAAACGGGTGGGTAAAGCCATAAGTTTAGAACCAGCGTTTTTTGTTAAAGTAAAGTGTCATAACAACTGACACAATTATTGATAGCACTACAGGGATCGCAAAACTGTACATGCCTTTCTCGTAAGGGATATCTACATTCATGCCATAGAAACTGGCGATCAATGTAGGTAGAGAAATAAGAATTGTAATACTGGTCAAACGTTTCATGACCATGTTCATATTGTTATTGATGATGCTGGCAAAAGCATCCATTGTACTACTCAAGATATTAGTATATGTGTTGGCCATCTCCAAAGCTTGAGAAAACTCAATGATCAAGTCACCTAAGAATTCTAACTCTTCTTCGTCACAATTTAAAAAATTGGTTCGTTCCATCTTCATCAACAGCAACTCATTGCTACGCAGTGCAGTCACAAAATACACTAGGCTTTTTTGCACACGCATTAAGTAGAGGAGCTCTTCATTCCTGTTAGAATCATAAAGTTTTTGCTCCAAAATATTACGACGGTGATTGATGTCTTTCAACACCTCCATAAAGTCCATTACTACCTTCTCGAATATCTTAAGCACCATCATATTAGGGCGCTCCGGGTGGCGCTTGGCAAAGGTGTTAAGAAACCTGCGTATAGCTACATTCTCAAAAGAGTTAACTGTAATGACCTGATTCCGTTCTGTTTTAATTATAGAGATAGGAATGGTAACATAATCCGCATCACTTTCATTCAACGACTTGTTTTCTACAGGTGTTTTCAAAATCACCAACTTCACCCCATCTTCTTCTTCATAACGTGCACGCTCCTCTATATCCAGAGTATCTGTAAGCAGGTCTCTAGGAATATTTAGATTTTCTGATAGTTGGTTAATCTCATTTTCCTGAAAAGGGGGCGTGACATTAATCCAATTAGCACCTTCAGCATGCTCTATCTCCGATGTTTGGTGGTTGATATTTTTGAAATATTGTACCATTCTTGATGCTATCTTGAGCTTTACAAAGGTAGTAGGTATCTGTTAATATGGAAACCTTTCTCGATTTTTGCCACATTATATAACATAATCGTAAAAAAGCCTACTGTTTATTACTTTTGCTGCATTATTTATACATAAGATATTATGAATCCGGAAAGAAAATTAATGACCTTGGATGAGTTTACTATCCAAGAAACCAGAAAGTTTCCTAATGCAACAGGTGAATTATCTGCTATACTACGAGATATCGGCATTGCTTGCAAAATCATCAACCAACAGGTGCTAAAAGCAGGTCTTGTAGATATATTAGGCGCTCAAGGCTCTACTAATGTGCAAGGTGAGGAGCAAATGAAACTTGATGTTTATTCTGATGAGGCATTAATAAATGTACTAAGAGGTAGTGCTGATTGTGCAGGTATTGCTTCGGAAGAAAACGATGACTTTATCGCATTCGACGACCCATATTCTATAAATAGCAAATATGTTGTTCTTTTCGACCCATTAGACGGCTCTTCTAATATTGATGTTAATGCCTCTATAGGTACCATTTTCTCTATATACAAGCGTGTGAGCCCTCTAGGGGCTCCATGTACTGCAGAGGACTTTTTGCAACCAGGTAACAAGCTAATGGCTGCCGGTTATGTGATCTATGGAAGTAGTACTATGCTGGTATACGCTACTAAACTTGGTGCCAACGGTTTTACACTGGAGCCTTCAATTGGTGAATTCTGCTTATCTCACAGAAACCTAAAATGTAAAGAGGACGGAAAGATATATTCGATCAACCAAGGTAACACTTGTAAGCTTGATAATAAGATGAAAGCTTATCTAGACTATTGTATGGAAGAAGATAAGGAGACTGGTCGTCCTTACTCTCATAGATACATAGGGTCTATGGTTGCAGACCTTCACCGCACGCTTATCAAAGGAGGCATATTTATGTATCCAGCGGACATTAAAAACCCAAATGGTAAACTACGCTTACAATACGAGTGCAACCCTATGAGCTTTTTAGTGGAAGCTGCAGGCGGAGTAGCTACCACAGGCAAAGAAAGAATACTGGATATCGAACCTACAGAGCTTCACCAACGTGTACCTATTTTTATAGGCTCTAAAAACATGGTAGAAAAGGCTGTAGAAATGATCAACTAACACAGTTATTAATTATCATATTTTAAGCCCCGTTTTTGTTAACGGGGCTTATTTTTTTGGAAAACTAATCCGTTAATTAGATATTTGTCTAAATACCTAATTAACGTGAATACATTATTCAAAGCATTAAATGATCAAACAAGAAGGGAAATCCTTGAATTGTTGAAGGAAAAAGATATGACTGCAGGAGAAATTGCGGAACAGTTCGATATATCTAAACCTAGTATATCTCACCACCTTGACATACTAAAACAAGCAGAACTTGTCACCTCTGACAAACAAGGACAATATATCTACTATTCACTCAATACAACAGTTGTAGGCGAGATATTAAAATGGGTCATCCAACTTCAAAAAACAGAGGTTTCTTCAAAATATAATATCCATGGCATCAAAAAACTTTCTTAAACATTTTCCCATACTGCTCATATCTATACTTCCTTTTGGGTACCTATTAGCAATATGGAATAGCCTTCCTGAAAAAATAGCAATACACTATAACATGAAAGGGGAAGTAGACCGTTATGGAAGTAGCTTAGAGTTGGTTTTTGTAACACTGTTGCTTACAGTAATAGGCATAGGAACCTATATTCTATTGACCAATATTCATAAAATAGATCCTAAAAGGGCAAAGTCTGTTCAGGTAAATACTTACAATAAGATAGCTAGTGGTATTGTACTCTTCACCTCAATAATAAACCTTGTTATTATCATTAATGGTGCTAATCCAGAATCTTCTATAGCCAATAAGGTAGTACTACCTAGCATAGGTTTCTTATTCATGTTTTTAGGCAACTATATGTACACCATTAAGCCCAATCACTTTGTAGGCATACGGGTACCTTGGACATTAGAAAGCGACACCAATTGGAAAAAAACGCACCAGCTTGGAGGAAAATTATTTTTTCTAGGTGGCTTAACTATTACGATAGTAGCACTTGTAGCTCCATTTCAGGTAGCCAGTATAGTAATGCTCATTATTATTACGGTTATCAGTATTGCTGCCGTATATTACTCCTATTCAATTTTTAAGAGCGAGTCTAAATCAAAAAACATCTAGTATGAAAAAGACTTTGTTAGTACTAATAGCTGCGCTAATAACGGTAAATGGGCTTGCACAAGATCAATTTGTTGGCGACTGGTTTGGCAGTCTAAATGTTGGGCAAGAACTACAGATCGTCTTTCATATCTCAAACAACGAGGCACTTAAAGCTACTTTGGACGTTCCTAAACAAGGAGCAAAAGCTATTCCGTGCAATGAGGTGATAGCAAAAGGGAACACGATCATTATAAATATTGAGCTTATCAAAAGCAGATTTAGTGGCACGCTAAACAATGGAATAATAAAAGGCAACTGGATACAGAATGGAATGAATATCCCTGTAGAGCTATCAAAGCAAAAACCACAAAAGACCGTGCTCAAACGTCCTCAAACTCCTGAGCCTCCTTTTAGTTACAACAGTACCAATCTCATCTATCACAATAAAGACAAGTCTATACAATATGGTGCTACCATTACTGTACCTGCAATAGATAAAAAGCACCCCGCTGTAATCCTAATTACCGGTTCGGGAGCACAAAATAGAGATGAAGAAATAGAAGGGCATAAACCATTTGCAGTAATAGCAAACCACCTTACTAATAATGGCTATGCTGTATTAAGAATAGATGACCGAGGTGTAGGAGAGACGACTGGCAATACCAATGCTACTTCTGCTGACTTTGCAGAAGATATAATAGCGGGAATAGAGTACTTAAAAAGTAGAGACGATATAGACGCTAAAAAGATAGGCCTGTATGGACATAGTGAAGGTGGACTTATCGCTCCAATGGTTGCTAATAAAACTAAGGATGTCAACTTCATCATATTAGCTGCAGGACCTGGCATACCTGTCATTGACCTAATGAGTGAACAGAACTATGAGATATTACTAAAGATGGGCATAACCGATGAAATGGCAAAAGCATATACCCCACTGTATCGAGACATAATGTCTATACTTACTACTGCAGAAAATAAAAAGTCTGCTGAGATAAAAATAAACAACACTATCAACTCCTGGAAAACTAGAACGGACAAGCAAACTGTAGCTATAACAACAGGAATATCAGATGAGGCAACGCAAAAAGTTTTTGCCAATCAATTTTTAAAATTGTACGATAGTAAATGGCTGAAATACTTCATTAGCTACGATCCAACACCTGCACTAAAAAAACTGCGCTGCAAAGTCCTTGCGATAAACGGAGATAATGACATCCAGGTAATCTCTAAGTCAAATTTAGCTGGCATTGAATCGGCCTTAAAAAAGAGCAAGGTTAAAAGCTATGAAGTAAAAGAATTCAAAGGATTAAATCATCTATTTCAAAGCTGTAATACTTGCAATACTCAAGAGTATGGTAAAATTGAAACAACCTTTGAACCTGTAGTTTTGGATTATATAACCGATTGGCTGGACGAAAACGTGAAATAAACAGGGCCTAATAAGTCAACCCTGTTTATTCATAAACTATTTGTATTAGGGCTGCTTACTGAGTTTTACCCAATTAGAATTCGCTTTTGAAACTAACTTATTATGCTCTCCATCTAACCATAATTGCTGTGCATCTACTTCTAGATTATAAAGAAACAAAAAGTACTTTCCA
Encoded here:
- a CDS encoding magnesium transporter CorA family protein, whose protein sequence is MVQYFKNINHQTSEIEHAEGANWINVTPPFQENEINQLSENLNIPRDLLTDTLDIEERARYEEEDGVKLVILKTPVENKSLNESDADYVTIPISIIKTERNQVITVNSFENVAIRRFLNTFAKRHPERPNMMVLKIFEKVVMDFMEVLKDINHRRNILEQKLYDSNRNEELLYLMRVQKSLVYFVTALRSNELLLMKMERTNFLNCDEEELEFLGDLIIEFSQALEMANTYTNILSSTMDAFASIINNNMNMVMKRLTSITILISLPTLIASFYGMNVDIPYEKGMYSFAIPVVLSIIVSVVMTLYFNKKRWF
- a CDS encoding NAD(P)/FAD-dependent oxidoreductase; this encodes MQKIELKPSYDVVVIGAGVGGLTTAALLSKAGLSVCVLEKEPHAGGYLAGFRRKDFRFDTAIHWLNQYGPDGLVTKVFAAIGNDYPKAVVQKRIKLYKGDKHDYILTDDPDQWRDQLIEEYPNSKAGIIKFFKAAKKIGKSFKNFGNIFRSEETMSPLKRLANKFRLLQFALPFIPYITYKGDKGMQKGLDKFFKDEGLQKIFSSEAELLGCLVPIGWAYYKDFQSPPEGGGQAIPEWLQHVITYFGNDLFFKCDVKEVLLEDKQAKGVRFECRGKEYTVSSKYVVAACDVETLYEKMLPADAIPQKLKDRLKDAELYASSVTVSIALDCPPSALGFGEEMVHISSEATTRDDDGAGDPEKSEIIILAPSHRDKTLAPEGQGTLTLFMPALMSQYNEWETEKDEKGNYIRGEAYKANKFKIAEAIINRVSKEVASNLKEHILFYDVATPVTHYRYTSNRGGTMMGARPGKKNMQSKVAHYKTPIKHLLLGGHWAELGGGVPIATKAGANAALLIFKEENKVAYKALGGYMEGKVTLKEILDSKAFKPYNNSWVRKPTPAEKLAARKANSMDNAGSS
- a CDS encoding SdpI family protein, with amino-acid sequence MASKNFLKHFPILLISILPFGYLLAIWNSLPEKIAIHYNMKGEVDRYGSSLELVFVTLLLTVIGIGTYILLTNIHKIDPKRAKSVQVNTYNKIASGIVLFTSIINLVIIINGANPESSIANKVVLPSIGFLFMFLGNYMYTIKPNHFVGIRVPWTLESDTNWKKTHQLGGKLFFLGGLTITIVALVAPFQVASIVMLIIITVISIAAVYYSYSIFKSESKSKNI
- a CDS encoding alpha/beta fold hydrolase — its product is MKKTLLVLIAALITVNGLAQDQFVGDWFGSLNVGQELQIVFHISNNEALKATLDVPKQGAKAIPCNEVIAKGNTIIINIELIKSRFSGTLNNGIIKGNWIQNGMNIPVELSKQKPQKTVLKRPQTPEPPFSYNSTNLIYHNKDKSIQYGATITVPAIDKKHPAVILITGSGAQNRDEEIEGHKPFAVIANHLTNNGYAVLRIDDRGVGETTGNTNATSADFAEDIIAGIEYLKSRDDIDAKKIGLYGHSEGGLIAPMVANKTKDVNFIILAAGPGIPVIDLMSEQNYEILLKMGITDEMAKAYTPLYRDIMSILTTAENKKSAEIKINNTINSWKTRTDKQTVAITTGISDEATQKVFANQFLKLYDSKWLKYFISYDPTPALKKLRCKVLAINGDNDIQVISKSNLAGIESALKKSKVKSYEVKEFKGLNHLFQSCNTCNTQEYGKIETTFEPVVLDYITDWLDENVK
- a CDS encoding NUDIX domain-containing protein, yielding MALPTRFNIRVYGIWVQDGRVLVSEETIRGNKYLKFPGGGMELGEGAIDGLKREWKEELNIEIDVLEHFYTTDFFQPSAFDSSQVISIYYWVKAKEQVSYIVNNNENEYSYWLKIADITEDTFSLPIDKIVAKRLYSTFVDN
- the fbp gene encoding class 1 fructose-bisphosphatase, translated to MNPERKLMTLDEFTIQETRKFPNATGELSAILRDIGIACKIINQQVLKAGLVDILGAQGSTNVQGEEQMKLDVYSDEALINVLRGSADCAGIASEENDDFIAFDDPYSINSKYVVLFDPLDGSSNIDVNASIGTIFSIYKRVSPLGAPCTAEDFLQPGNKLMAAGYVIYGSSTMLVYATKLGANGFTLEPSIGEFCLSHRNLKCKEDGKIYSINQGNTCKLDNKMKAYLDYCMEEDKETGRPYSHRYIGSMVADLHRTLIKGGIFMYPADIKNPNGKLRLQYECNPMSFLVEAAGGVATTGKERILDIEPTELHQRVPIFIGSKNMVEKAVEMIN
- a CDS encoding autorepressor SdpR family transcription factor; its protein translation is MSKYLINVNTLFKALNDQTRREILELLKEKDMTAGEIAEQFDISKPSISHHLDILKQAELVTSDKQGQYIYYSLNTTVVGEILKWVIQLQKTEVSSKYNIHGIKKLS